A window of the Acidimicrobiales bacterium genome harbors these coding sequences:
- a CDS encoding MBL fold metallo-hydrolase translates to MHTVLAPGVIEIDTLLGGWERVTAGYLVEGDAPVLVETGSQTSVPAVLAALEDLNVGPGDLAGVVVTHIHLDHAGGVGDVARAFPNATVYVHELGARHLADPRRLVSSAARVYGDLLDNLYGRLDPTPAERIHVLADGEDVDLGGGRRLTTVDSPGHAKHHLALHDSSSGILFAGDAVGVRLPDAGVLRPATPPPDFDLDQALHSLGRFRDRRPAGLALAHYGLLTEPDALLAEAEETLRRWAEVAEAAWRDGRDVAAALDAEFSPSLEGLDPSMREKLDTLNGVHSNAAGLTRWLEQQAGARVPPGEIAHDHEHRH, encoded by the coding sequence ATGCACACGGTGCTCGCCCCCGGCGTGATCGAGATCGACACCCTGCTCGGCGGCTGGGAGCGGGTGACGGCCGGCTACCTCGTGGAGGGCGACGCCCCCGTGCTGGTGGAGACCGGGAGCCAGACGTCGGTGCCGGCCGTGCTGGCCGCCCTGGAGGACCTGAACGTCGGGCCGGGCGACCTGGCCGGCGTGGTCGTCACCCACATCCACCTCGACCACGCCGGCGGCGTCGGCGACGTGGCCAGGGCGTTCCCCAACGCCACCGTCTACGTCCACGAGCTGGGCGCCCGCCACCTGGCCGACCCCCGCCGCCTCGTGAGCTCGGCGGCCCGGGTCTACGGCGACCTGCTCGACAACCTCTACGGCCGGCTCGACCCGACCCCGGCCGAGCGCATCCACGTGCTGGCCGACGGCGAGGACGTCGACCTCGGCGGCGGCCGCCGGCTCACCACCGTCGACTCGCCCGGGCACGCCAAGCACCACCTCGCCCTGCACGACTCGTCGAGCGGGATCCTGTTCGCGGGCGACGCCGTCGGCGTCCGCCTGCCCGACGCCGGCGTCCTCCGCCCGGCCACCCCGCCGCCCGACTTCGACCTCGACCAGGCCCTGCACAGCCTCGGCCGGTTCCGGGACCGCCGCCCGGCCGGCCTCGCCCTCGCCCACTACGGGCTGCTCACCGAGCCGGACGCGCTGCTGGCCGAGGCGGAGGAGACCCTGCGCCGGTGGGCCGAGGTGGCCGAGGCCGCCTGGCGGGACGGCCGGGACGTGGCCGCCGCCCTCGACGCCGAGTTCTCGCCGTCGCTCGAGGGCCTCGACCCGTCCATGCGGGAGAAGCTCGACACCCTGAACGGCGTGCACTCGAACGCGGCCGGCCTGACGAGGTGGCTGGAGCAGCAGGCGGGCGCCAGGGTGCCGCCGGGCGAGATCGCCCACGACCACGAGCACCGCCACTAG